Proteins from a single region of Pseudonocardia sp. DSM 110487:
- a CDS encoding SsgA family sporulation/cell division regulator has protein sequence MTTRPPEQREIEKGSGDGEEVGWPLMARQVFKRTEFLLLAPDGPNVPVWVELSYDSRDPLVVRAKFDRGTPDPVVWEFGRELLLDGLERPSGAGDVRVAPGRRSDDVTVNLSSPSGQAHFSVERQDLVQFLDEVYAAVPPGREWDGVDVDAELLALTREVA, from the coding sequence ATGACCACGAGACCCCCAGAACAGCGGGAGATCGAGAAGGGAAGCGGAGATGGCGAAGAAGTCGGGTGGCCGCTGATGGCGCGCCAGGTGTTCAAGCGGACCGAGTTTCTGCTGCTGGCGCCGGACGGCCCGAATGTGCCGGTTTGGGTCGAGCTGAGCTACGACTCCCGGGACCCGCTGGTGGTGCGCGCCAAGTTCGACAGGGGCACACCCGACCCGGTGGTCTGGGAGTTCGGCCGTGAGCTGCTCTTGGATGGGCTGGAGCGGCCGTCCGGTGCGGGTGATGTGCGGGTTGCGCCCGGGCGGCGCTCGGACGACGTGACCGTGAATCTGAGCTCACCGTCGGGCCAGGCGCACTTCTCGGTCGAGCGGCAGGACCTCGTCCAGTTCCTGGACGAGGTCTACGCCGCTGTGCCGCCCGGCCGTGAGTGGGACGGCGTCGACGTCGACGCGGAGCTACTCGCGCTGACCCGCGAGGTTGCGTGA
- a CDS encoding DNA cytosine methyltransferase: MITAKDLFSGGGGSTKGLTQAGLRVVVAANHWPLAVATHQANHPDTEHRVANLSEVDWRTYPATDLLWASPSCRWQARAGGRKKQSVARELKRQDEGAIDRATAYAVIAAAEVHAYPVVIVENVPEIRDWVLYPWWLDGLAALRYTVRELVLDAADFGHAQNRKRLFIVATRDGVELDLTPPAMAPVMASQILDPDPGQAVTRRLYVADQIDSIADEGVPHLVTYRRHARALRADRHPLATVTAGGNHHAVAQLIDGVQHHRMLSNRECARAQGFPDSYVFHGTGKQVKRQIGNAVPVGIARWLGERARAALTSTTAEVAA, from the coding sequence GTGATCACCGCGAAAGACCTGTTCTCCGGCGGCGGGGGATCCACCAAGGGGCTCACCCAGGCCGGACTGCGGGTGGTCGTCGCGGCGAACCACTGGCCGTTGGCAGTGGCCACTCACCAGGCCAACCACCCCGACACCGAGCACCGCGTAGCCAACCTCTCCGAGGTTGACTGGCGGACCTACCCCGCCACCGATCTCCTGTGGGCCTCCCCGTCGTGCCGCTGGCAGGCCCGCGCGGGTGGCCGGAAGAAGCAGAGCGTCGCGCGGGAGCTCAAGCGCCAGGACGAGGGTGCGATCGATCGCGCCACCGCGTACGCCGTCATCGCCGCGGCGGAGGTGCACGCCTACCCCGTCGTGATCGTGGAGAACGTGCCCGAGATCCGCGACTGGGTGCTCTACCCGTGGTGGCTCGACGGCCTCGCCGCGCTCCGCTACACGGTGCGCGAGCTCGTCCTCGACGCCGCCGACTTCGGCCATGCCCAGAACCGGAAGCGGCTGTTCATCGTCGCCACCCGCGACGGTGTCGAACTGGACCTCACCCCGCCCGCCATGGCACCGGTGATGGCGTCGCAGATCCTCGACCCGGACCCAGGCCAGGCGGTCACGCGCCGGCTGTACGTCGCCGACCAGATCGACAGCATCGCCGACGAGGGCGTGCCGCACCTGGTCACCTACCGACGCCACGCCCGCGCACTGCGCGCCGACCGGCACCCGCTCGCCACGGTCACCGCCGGAGGCAACCACCACGCCGTCGCGCAGCTCATCGACGGCGTGCAGCACCACCGGATGCTCTCCAACCGCGAGTGCGCCCGCGCGCAGGGATTCCCCGACTCCTACGTGTTCCACGGGACCGGAAAACAGGTGAAGCGGCAGATCGGCAACGCCGTGCCGGTCGGCATCGCCCGCTGGCTAGGGGAACGAGCCCGTGCCGCCCTAACCTCGACCACCGCGGAGGTGGCGGCGTGA
- a CDS encoding caspase family protein: MNAASPQRTSVLAVGIERYDWGSALDLPGAADHAVRFARWAAGRGVPTERIRLACSWLEPPAAEPVPGAVGVGTTREALEKALYSLMDEGGDLLLLYWCGHGVTEKSTERALFTSNAMEIAKRNLLLGEIQRLVTSSTGAGFAQVVVVVDACANFLEQLNAERSLPEVRFGELVAREVPQFLYLSTDLGQIAEIDPQLRRATFSTHVIEWLEKHGDNLPPDMQSLSRDVDAAFTQRAEAGGFRQRPVRVVVGFVGGRAGSVVPPRDITYRAKPVAGHLQFSQLRRLTDTIVASGLLAKGHEPPGLAAVLGAAGDAESRVAAALTQGRGEPLLHALSVLVGDDPDRAAAYAEVSACWVRQHRTAPLLQTFARVTREEILTALHRALPLGTVSRARDFADAVEHAASLTLSAPDGVDTLHRMVAMLERLTGTAVDESWFALDDHQLAQLRQQAVGWLAAAPARVVIDLRSGGSPAGVPVLPKEVVAHVGRRVGGELRWSRLDARSGTGGDGRPTLQGVQAAVQELLDRVYDEGETALTVGLLVPRVLQDQFPETWPLLQDQAPSRSLGVEHPVVLHSGERLAVRAKTKAIWRQRAADVQQAIAAATPTIAWVKDADRADPQGVRNAVEAATAAVIALEFVPDPASDDLSTDAIIAAVMAGAPYVIWTQSAPQHWEAVYREVCDLIELGPFADVALRLHQIRKQRPETLTAGLRVLWDDPDLLAPVLPLRGAATLDPTGPGSG, encoded by the coding sequence GTGAATGCAGCGTCGCCCCAGCGGACGTCCGTACTGGCGGTCGGCATCGAGCGCTACGACTGGGGTAGCGCGCTCGACCTGCCCGGTGCGGCCGATCACGCGGTGCGGTTCGCGCGGTGGGCCGCCGGGCGGGGCGTGCCAACGGAGCGGATCCGTCTGGCGTGCTCGTGGCTGGAGCCGCCGGCGGCCGAACCGGTGCCCGGCGCCGTCGGCGTCGGCACCACGCGGGAGGCGCTGGAGAAGGCTCTCTACTCGCTCATGGACGAGGGCGGTGACCTGCTGCTTCTCTACTGGTGCGGGCACGGCGTGACCGAGAAGAGCACCGAACGTGCATTGTTCACGTCCAACGCCATGGAAATTGCGAAGCGGAACTTGCTGCTGGGCGAGATCCAGCGGCTGGTGACGTCGTCGACCGGCGCTGGCTTCGCGCAAGTCGTCGTCGTGGTCGACGCATGCGCCAACTTCCTGGAGCAGCTAAACGCCGAGCGCAGCCTGCCGGAGGTCAGGTTCGGCGAGCTGGTGGCGCGCGAAGTGCCACAATTCCTGTATCTGTCCACCGACCTCGGCCAGATCGCCGAGATCGACCCGCAGCTGCGGCGCGCGACCTTCTCGACCCACGTCATCGAGTGGCTGGAGAAGCACGGGGACAACCTCCCACCGGACATGCAGAGCCTGAGCCGCGACGTGGATGCCGCCTTCACACAGCGCGCGGAGGCAGGCGGCTTTCGGCAGCGGCCGGTCCGCGTCGTCGTCGGGTTTGTGGGAGGCCGGGCCGGGTCGGTGGTACCGCCGAGGGACATCACCTACAGGGCGAAGCCGGTCGCTGGTCATCTGCAGTTCTCGCAGCTACGCCGCCTGACCGACACCATCGTCGCGAGCGGCCTGCTGGCCAAGGGACATGAGCCGCCGGGACTGGCGGCGGTACTTGGCGCCGCGGGCGACGCGGAGTCGCGCGTCGCCGCAGCGTTGACGCAGGGGCGCGGCGAGCCGCTGCTGCATGCGCTGTCGGTTCTGGTCGGCGACGATCCCGATCGGGCCGCGGCGTACGCCGAGGTGTCCGCGTGCTGGGTGCGCCAGCACCGGACGGCTCCGCTGCTGCAGACCTTCGCGCGTGTCACGCGCGAGGAGATTCTCACAGCGCTGCACCGAGCCCTGCCGCTCGGCACGGTCTCGCGTGCACGGGATTTCGCCGACGCCGTGGAGCACGCCGCGTCGCTGACACTCTCGGCACCAGATGGCGTGGACACACTGCACCGCATGGTCGCGATGCTGGAGCGGCTCACCGGGACGGCCGTGGACGAGTCGTGGTTCGCATTGGACGACCACCAGCTCGCGCAGCTGCGCCAGCAGGCGGTCGGCTGGCTGGCGGCGGCACCGGCCCGCGTCGTCATCGACCTGCGGTCGGGTGGATCGCCAGCTGGTGTGCCGGTCCTCCCCAAGGAGGTCGTCGCGCACGTCGGGCGGCGCGTCGGGGGCGAGCTGCGCTGGAGCCGCCTGGACGCCAGGAGCGGTACCGGCGGGGACGGCAGGCCGACATTGCAAGGCGTGCAGGCCGCGGTGCAGGAGCTCCTGGACCGCGTGTACGACGAGGGCGAGACCGCCTTGACTGTCGGCCTCCTCGTCCCGCGGGTGCTGCAGGACCAGTTTCCGGAGACCTGGCCGCTCCTGCAGGATCAGGCCCCGTCGCGCTCGCTCGGCGTCGAACATCCTGTGGTCCTCCACAGCGGCGAGCGTCTCGCCGTGCGCGCCAAGACTAAGGCGATCTGGCGGCAGCGCGCCGCAGATGTGCAACAGGCGATCGCGGCCGCCACTCCCACCATCGCCTGGGTCAAGGACGCGGACCGGGCAGATCCGCAGGGCGTCCGGAACGCTGTCGAGGCCGCTACTGCCGCGGTGATCGCGCTCGAGTTCGTGCCCGACCCGGCATCGGACGACCTCTCGACGGACGCGATCATCGCAGCCGTCATGGCCGGTGCGCCGTATGTGATCTGGACGCAGAGTGCGCCGCAACACTGGGAGGCGGTGTACAGGGAAGTCTGCGACCTCATCGAGCTTGGGCCGTTCGCTGACGTCGCGCTGCGACTGCATCAGATCCGCAAGCAGCGCCCGGAGACGCTGACCGCTGGCCTGCGCGTGCTCTGGGACGATCCGGACCTGCTCGCGCCCGTACTGCCGCTGCGCGGTGCGGCGACTCTCGATCCCACGGGACCAGGAAGTGGCTAA
- a CDS encoding GntR family transcriptional regulator: MARVPRYRQIADDLRRRLADGEWLVGSKIPGISALQAEYGVAALETIRQAQSLLQEEGLLEPRQGSGTFVVAVPERADPDRVELRQVVTELQQAIAAAQATLNRVARRLDEPQPTPHTTERATQR; the protein is encoded by the coding sequence ATGGCTCGAGTTCCGCGCTACCGCCAGATCGCCGATGACCTTCGCCGGCGCCTCGCCGACGGCGAGTGGCTGGTGGGCAGCAAGATCCCCGGGATCAGCGCTCTGCAGGCGGAGTACGGCGTCGCTGCGCTCGAAACCATCCGCCAGGCCCAGAGCCTGTTGCAGGAGGAGGGCCTGTTGGAGCCTCGGCAGGGCAGCGGCACCTTCGTCGTCGCCGTGCCCGAGCGCGCCGACCCAGATCGGGTCGAGCTCCGCCAGGTCGTCACCGAACTGCAGCAAGCGATCGCCGCGGCTCAGGCCACACTCAACCGCGTGGCCCGGCGACTCGACGAGCCCCAGCCGACTCCCCACACAACCGAGAGGGCCACTCAACGATGA
- a CDS encoding SAM-dependent methyltransferase: protein MAYVEPSEIDSSVPQSARIWNYWLGGKDNYEADRAAGDAVLAQIPDIPDGARAERAFLIRVVRYLVAECGIRQFLDVGTGLPTLNNTHEVAQAMDPTCRIVYVDNDPIVMAHARALLVGTPEGATAYLHADLREPDAILDAAKHTLDFDQPVGLMLLGVVNHLMDDEEAYGSVARLVSALAPGSMMALTHSTAEVHGEPMLRVMRETTERGGTPIRARDRSEIARFFDGMELLEPGVVSCSRWRPDAPDVGEVREVYLFGGVGRIG, encoded by the coding sequence ATGGCCTATGTGGAGCCCTCGGAGATCGACAGCAGCGTCCCCCAGTCGGCGCGGATCTGGAACTACTGGCTCGGCGGCAAGGACAATTACGAGGCCGACCGCGCAGCGGGCGATGCCGTCCTGGCCCAGATCCCAGACATCCCCGATGGTGCCCGCGCCGAACGGGCGTTCCTGATCCGAGTGGTCCGGTACCTGGTCGCAGAGTGTGGTATCCGCCAGTTCCTCGATGTCGGCACCGGGCTGCCCACGCTGAACAACACCCACGAGGTCGCGCAGGCGATGGACCCGACCTGCCGCATCGTCTATGTCGACAACGACCCAATAGTGATGGCGCACGCCCGCGCGCTGCTCGTAGGTACCCCGGAAGGCGCCACCGCTTACCTGCATGCCGACCTGCGTGAGCCCGACGCGATCCTCGACGCGGCGAAACACACGTTGGATTTCGACCAGCCTGTGGGGCTGATGCTGCTGGGCGTGGTGAACCACCTCATGGATGACGAGGAAGCTTACGGCAGCGTGGCGCGGCTGGTCTCTGCGCTGGCCCCCGGCAGCATGATGGCGTTGACCCACTCCACCGCGGAGGTCCACGGGGAGCCGATGCTGCGGGTGATGCGAGAGACGACCGAACGGGGCGGTACTCCGATCCGGGCCCGCGACCGCAGCGAGATCGCCCGATTCTTCGACGGCATGGAGCTGCTGGAGCCAGGGGTGGTCTCGTGCTCACGGTGGCGGCCTGACGCTCCCGACGTGGGCGAGGTCCGGGAGGTCTACCTCTTCGGTGGGGTTGGGCGCATCGGCTGA
- a CDS encoding MoxR family ATPase: MADWQIYTGTAEPHRAAIPAAPPWRTFGDPKAGHQMELPAPESESETAATFQATGEMVDAVNAALVLRRPLLLTGRPGSGKSSLIDSVARELELGRVLRWHVTSASTLTDALYRYDAIGRLQAHGLRREQSDGRVVDAPEIEDYLRLGPLGTALLPSLRPRALLIDEIDKSDIDLPNDLLNVFERGEFDVPELARMGTGPVDVRVDGGDESYPIENGRVRCTEFPFVVLTSNGERDFPAAFLRRCIRLRMPDPTVTLLTDIMIAHLGAVAAAESDALIKDFATRAKADRAYATDQLMNAVFMVTGDGTPPGEEERARMVELLLKKLATDVV; encoded by the coding sequence ATGGCTGACTGGCAGATCTACACAGGGACGGCGGAGCCGCACCGGGCCGCGATTCCGGCGGCACCGCCGTGGCGGACGTTCGGCGATCCAAAAGCCGGCCACCAGATGGAGCTCCCGGCACCCGAGAGCGAATCCGAGACCGCGGCGACGTTCCAGGCAACCGGCGAGATGGTTGATGCCGTCAACGCGGCGCTCGTCCTGCGCCGCCCGTTGCTCCTGACTGGGCGCCCGGGCTCGGGCAAGTCGTCGCTGATCGATTCGGTCGCCCGCGAGCTGGAGCTGGGACGCGTGCTGCGCTGGCACGTGACGTCGGCGAGCACGCTCACCGATGCCCTGTATCGCTACGACGCCATCGGCAGGCTGCAGGCACACGGGCTGCGTCGCGAGCAGAGTGACGGCAGGGTCGTCGACGCCCCGGAGATCGAGGACTACCTACGACTCGGGCCGCTCGGAACGGCCCTGCTGCCTTCGCTCAGGCCACGGGCACTCCTCATCGACGAGATCGACAAGAGCGACATCGACCTGCCCAACGATCTGCTCAACGTCTTCGAGCGCGGTGAGTTCGACGTGCCGGAGCTCGCGCGGATGGGTACCGGGCCGGTCGATGTCCGCGTTGACGGCGGCGACGAGTCGTACCCGATCGAGAACGGTCGCGTACGCTGCACCGAGTTCCCATTCGTCGTATTGACGAGCAACGGCGAGCGCGACTTTCCCGCCGCGTTCTTGCGCAGGTGCATTCGGCTAAGAATGCCGGACCCCACAGTCACACTGCTGACCGACATCATGATCGCGCACCTTGGCGCGGTGGCGGCGGCGGAGAGCGACGCCCTGATCAAAGACTTCGCAACGCGGGCGAAGGCAGACCGCGCCTACGCGACGGACCAGCTCATGAACGCGGTCTTCATGGTTACTGGCGATGGAACCCCGCCCGGTGAGGAGGAGCGGGCGCGTATGGTCGAGCTGTTACTGAAGAAGCTCGCCACCGATGTCGTCTGA
- a CDS encoding RRQRL motif-containing zinc-binding protein produces MTEALGVMTERWGWQPTARLIAGLPAWSWRSAPKGLVTRRQMRVLDLAPGGAEPVGLVVCRRGRRWAHLWDRRELVPKRRASPAQLEALERAMAARRWCRTCKRDVGYCVPRSLGECVECAFPASEGVECEPLEEAS; encoded by the coding sequence ATGACCGAGGCACTCGGCGTGATGACCGAGCGGTGGGGGTGGCAGCCGACAGCCCGGTTGATCGCCGGTCTACCGGCCTGGTCGTGGCGGTCCGCGCCGAAAGGGCTGGTGACGCGGCGACAGATGCGGGTGTTGGATCTGGCGCCAGGCGGGGCAGAGCCGGTGGGCCTGGTTGTGTGCCGGCGGGGCCGGCGGTGGGCCCATCTGTGGGATCGCCGCGAACTGGTGCCGAAACGCCGGGCGTCACCGGCACAGCTGGAAGCGCTCGAGCGGGCGATGGCTGCCCGCCGATGGTGCCGAACGTGTAAGCGCGACGTCGGCTACTGCGTGCCGCGGTCGCTCGGCGAGTGCGTCGAGTGTGCGTTCCCGGCAAGCGAGGGCGTGGAGTGCGAGCCGCTGGAGGAAGCGTCCTGA
- a CDS encoding serine protease codes for MSSEHPNLAAFVTALRSPEASIDVDWRDLADMLWLARSSTSPGAHAPSTENADDPDAGRLGEAASYETAGTNAGGRPPGAGVRPASEANTQGWRLSETTGGEAGQEGTGLDADAPPWLALPGRAEIGRALRPLKRRRPSRRHRVLDPDATVDLYCDTKVLIPVLRPARERWFEVAIVADASPTMSVWRDTVAALADLLERHGAFRAVTRWRLAERPDGTAVVRSPSGVEHEPRQLSDDGGQRLVLVVTDAVGALWRRDAAWSAVRLWGATCPVALVHLLPDRMWGQTATGEADIAVRAHRAGEPNARLDVRAPWWWEADEPPWGAIPVLALDEASIAPWARLVSGVPGVAVRAVLGIAAEDFLDEAALQIAEPELLGDAIRSSVSSTAYRLAALLSAVDVSLPVARVVMAELLPEARHVHLAELLAAGVLRATGDDDQRGDDGLEFAPGVRSQLQQSLTTTDVLRAWRAITPILTASGRQPQFSLLLTEGAEALGGEPDPMARIAADLANRLGLIGLVPGREPATTVMAGTTPEEWWESPRTDWTRGEPSRLVDVLATAYPGIPAIRRLSVSAGIAWPAPLTPGTARETWALVLGQAAAGGLVFDLIAEVMQDAASEPFRPLLESLLGDRLVFVTARQTFRHGLAPPPDGPDPLVESLVEVPNAPGDEPTSGLEAITAVTAGLEDPRAMEVPNAPGDEPTSGLEAITAVTAGLEDPRAMVQAIVEATRRTAVIEINGVAKGTGILVGPDLLLTAAHVIDRKAWPPDPRPEVVARFDYGRQTTSHVRDVVGGEAHLVPDRRDDLPVPVRDHLAGGRAETPDPLAQLDHGTAPGSAGEADHVGEAHDERPRTPAENGIPVPVIDFLAASPPAEAKVEGRTADWEAPADRLDFVLLRLGSAVPPVEDADETQTRGNYWLDTTEYDFTRSPLMFIVQHPIGQSQRVTWIRSVPEQNAGRTRIRYGGKTLPGSSGSPVVDVRGRLVGLHHYSEGGRNQAVPLAAIAKAIAGQVTVPPVAPPPLDGDPFLANSLRGKPFVNRANLRGRLREMVHIGHGRRVLTITGDSGSGVSYSYQLISHIAQSQQLRAAVPGGLAALLVNVADYLEFGVEERREHIARDILVGLGLPYTGEALLQVARSITRFRQALRAGLRDSPQQWWIFVDGLDQLVAVQQGDLDELIHALVLIAEDEQIPLRVVLAGREAELFAVERSLWVQQDVAVGLGRSEVEAWFRDRAREERQVLDEHALAAAMTELFPEGIPPPEPRRLAPQLPQRLLELLEASRES; via the coding sequence ATGTCGTCTGAGCACCCGAACCTCGCCGCGTTCGTCACCGCACTGCGATCTCCCGAGGCCAGCATCGACGTTGACTGGCGCGACCTCGCGGACATGTTGTGGCTGGCGAGGTCGTCGACCTCACCCGGCGCGCACGCTCCCTCGACTGAGAACGCGGACGATCCGGACGCCGGCCGGCTAGGTGAGGCGGCTTCATACGAGACGGCGGGCACGAACGCGGGAGGCCGTCCGCCCGGAGCGGGTGTCAGGCCGGCATCCGAGGCGAACACGCAAGGGTGGCGGCTGTCGGAGACGACCGGTGGAGAGGCGGGTCAAGAGGGCACCGGTCTCGATGCCGACGCCCCGCCCTGGCTCGCCCTCCCGGGCCGAGCGGAGATCGGGCGCGCCCTGCGCCCACTGAAACGACGGCGCCCATCACGGCGTCACCGCGTGCTCGACCCCGATGCGACCGTCGACCTGTACTGCGACACAAAGGTTCTGATCCCCGTCCTGCGCCCGGCACGCGAGCGCTGGTTCGAGGTCGCCATCGTCGCGGACGCCTCGCCGACGATGTCGGTGTGGCGGGACACCGTGGCCGCCCTCGCCGACCTGCTGGAGCGGCACGGCGCGTTCCGCGCCGTCACAAGGTGGAGGCTGGCCGAGCGGCCGGACGGAACTGCCGTCGTCCGCAGCCCGTCGGGCGTGGAGCACGAGCCGCGGCAGCTCTCCGACGACGGCGGGCAGCGGCTGGTACTCGTCGTCACTGACGCGGTCGGCGCCCTCTGGCGACGCGATGCCGCGTGGTCGGCGGTGCGTCTGTGGGGGGCGACCTGCCCGGTCGCGCTGGTGCACCTGCTGCCGGACCGGATGTGGGGGCAGACCGCGACGGGAGAGGCCGACATCGCCGTGCGGGCGCACCGCGCCGGCGAACCGAACGCGCGCCTCGATGTGCGCGCGCCGTGGTGGTGGGAGGCCGACGAGCCGCCATGGGGCGCGATCCCGGTCCTCGCGCTGGACGAGGCGTCCATCGCTCCTTGGGCTCGGCTGGTATCGGGCGTCCCAGGCGTGGCGGTCCGCGCGGTGCTCGGGATCGCGGCCGAGGATTTCCTGGACGAGGCCGCACTGCAGATCGCTGAGCCTGAGCTGCTCGGGGACGCTATCCGGTCGAGCGTGTCATCGACGGCGTACCGGCTCGCAGCCCTGCTCTCCGCCGTCGATGTGAGCCTGCCGGTGGCGCGCGTCGTCATGGCGGAGCTGCTGCCCGAAGCCCGCCACGTGCACCTGGCCGAACTGCTGGCCGCAGGCGTACTGCGGGCGACCGGCGACGACGACCAGCGCGGCGACGACGGCCTGGAGTTCGCACCAGGCGTCCGCTCCCAGCTCCAACAGTCGCTGACGACAACCGACGTCCTGCGCGCATGGCGGGCCATCACGCCGATCCTGACAGCGTCCGGCCGCCAGCCACAGTTCTCCCTGCTGCTCACCGAGGGCGCCGAGGCTCTCGGCGGCGAGCCGGACCCCATGGCTCGCATCGCCGCGGACCTCGCGAATCGGCTTGGGCTGATCGGGCTCGTCCCCGGGAGGGAGCCGGCGACGACCGTCATGGCCGGCACGACGCCCGAGGAGTGGTGGGAGAGCCCGCGCACCGACTGGACGCGCGGGGAACCGAGCCGTCTGGTCGACGTCCTCGCGACGGCGTATCCGGGCATCCCCGCGATCCGGCGCCTGAGCGTCTCCGCCGGGATCGCATGGCCAGCACCGCTCACGCCCGGCACCGCCCGCGAGACCTGGGCCCTCGTGCTCGGGCAGGCGGCCGCGGGTGGCCTGGTGTTCGACCTGATCGCGGAGGTGATGCAGGACGCGGCCAGCGAGCCGTTCCGGCCGTTGCTCGAGAGTCTCCTGGGTGACCGGCTGGTCTTTGTCACCGCGCGGCAGACGTTCCGGCACGGTCTGGCGCCGCCGCCGGACGGGCCGGATCCGCTGGTCGAGAGCCTCGTGGAGGTCCCGAACGCACCCGGTGACGAGCCGACGAGCGGGCTCGAGGCGATCACCGCGGTGACCGCGGGGCTCGAGGATCCGCGGGCCATGGAGGTCCCGAACGCACCCGGTGACGAGCCGACGAGCGGGCTCGAGGCGATCACCGCGGTGACCGCGGGGCTCGAGGATCCGCGGGCCATGGTGCAGGCGATCGTTGAGGCGACCCGGCGCACCGCGGTGATCGAGATCAACGGCGTCGCCAAGGGGACCGGGATCCTGGTTGGGCCCGACCTCCTGCTCACCGCCGCGCACGTCATCGACCGGAAGGCGTGGCCGCCGGACCCACGTCCCGAGGTCGTCGCCCGGTTCGACTACGGCCGGCAGACGACGAGCCACGTCCGCGACGTCGTCGGCGGCGAAGCGCACCTCGTTCCCGACCGTCGTGACGATCTGCCCGTGCCCGTCCGCGATCACCTCGCTGGTGGTCGAGCCGAAACGCCCGACCCCCTCGCTCAGCTCGACCATGGAACGGCGCCGGGCAGTGCGGGTGAAGCCGACCATGTCGGTGAAGCCCACGACGAGCGGCCACGCACCCCCGCGGAGAACGGCATACCCGTCCCGGTGATCGACTTCCTCGCGGCGAGCCCGCCCGCCGAAGCCAAGGTCGAGGGTCGCACCGCCGACTGGGAGGCCCCAGCCGACCGGCTCGACTTCGTCCTCCTCCGGCTCGGCTCCGCCGTGCCGCCCGTCGAGGATGCCGACGAGACACAAACGCGCGGGAACTACTGGCTGGACACCACCGAGTACGACTTCACCCGCAGCCCGCTGATGTTCATCGTCCAGCACCCGATCGGCCAATCCCAACGCGTCACGTGGATCCGGTCCGTACCCGAACAGAACGCGGGCCGGACGCGGATCCGGTACGGCGGCAAAACGCTCCCCGGGTCGTCCGGGTCCCCCGTGGTCGACGTCCGCGGCCGGCTGGTCGGCCTTCACCACTACTCCGAGGGCGGGCGCAATCAGGCGGTACCGCTCGCGGCGATCGCCAAGGCCATCGCCGGGCAGGTCACCGTGCCCCCCGTGGCCCCGCCGCCGCTGGACGGCGACCCGTTCCTCGCGAACTCGCTGCGGGGCAAGCCGTTCGTGAACCGCGCCAACCTCCGTGGCCGGTTGCGGGAAATGGTGCACATCGGGCACGGCCGCCGCGTGCTCACCATCACAGGCGACAGCGGCAGCGGTGTGTCGTACTCCTACCAGCTGATCTCACACATCGCCCAATCGCAGCAGCTCCGCGCGGCGGTGCCCGGCGGGCTCGCCGCGCTGCTGGTCAACGTGGCGGACTACCTCGAGTTCGGCGTCGAGGAACGCCGGGAACACATCGCCCGCGACATCCTCGTCGGGCTCGGCCTGCCGTACACGGGCGAGGCACTCTTACAGGTCGCCCGCAGCATCACGAGATTCCGGCAGGCGCTGCGGGCCGGGCTTCGCGATTCCCCGCAGCAGTGGTGGATCTTCGTCGACGGCCTCGACCAGCTCGTCGCGGTCCAGCAGGGCGACCTGGACGAGCTGATCCACGCGCTCGTCCTCATCGCGGAGGACGAGCAGATCCCGCTGCGCGTCGTCCTCGCGGGGCGCGAGGCGGAGCTGTTCGCGGTCGAGCGTTCCCTGTGGGTCCAGCAGGACGTCGCCGTCGGGCTGGGGCGCAGCGAGGTGGAGGCGTGGTTCCGCGACCGCGCCCGCGAGGAGCGGCAGGTCCTCGACGAGCATGCACTCGCCGCCGCGATGACCGAGCTATTCCCCGAGGGCATACCGCCGCCCGAACCCCGCCGGCTCGCCCCCCAGCTGCCGCAACGGCTGCTCGAACTGCTGGAGGCCTCCCGGGAATCGTGA